The genomic stretch CTCCGCCCAGCTTAAGAAAAGAAGCAACTTTAGTCAGATCAGTCGCTTTAACGTTTCGGCTCTGCCACTGGGTGGCGCTAGTGGACAAACTGGAAATCTCTCTGCGTTGTGGATGATGACCCGAAGATGGACTCgattaaatgtttcaaaagcaGCTCTACCTTTCCTCTTCCTGATGTGTTCGTGGTCAGGTTCTGGTTCGGGCTCTTCGGAGGGGCTgaccatttcctcctcttcctcctcacagcACTCCTCCGTTGATATCTCCACCTCCGTGTCCGTAATCATGTCAGGACGCAGGGCGGCATGAACAAAGTCTGGCGTCGTACCGTAAGGTGAAACAAGACCTTCTGGACagggtcattaaagaaaaatgattGATCATTTAAAGTAGGAAATTTACAGTTGTTATTTAATGTGGTGAAAGTGGAAACATGCTTCTCCCTCTACCTGGACTGCGGTCTTCTCTGAGGCTAGAGGGCGAATCCATACGTAGTAGAGCCTCTGCGGCCTCAAAGGTCTTATCAGAGCGGTGGATACTGGCGCCATGGACAGAAGCCTCCACTGAAACAAAAGCAATGAACATCAAGTTTAGGATAATCAGAACAtaaccaacaaaaaaaatgtgtacGCACGCACACCAGGGACGATGCATTTTATATTCTATACACATGCCTGCACTTTATTCACATGCAACACACCTTTTATCTGAATGCTATCAGCCTAGTGTTAGATGAGGACCCAACGTGCGCTCTGAGGGGGAGCCCACAACACCTGTTACTGGTGTCAATCaatggtgggaaacgggagatGTTGTTACAAAATGGCCTGACCATGTTTGGCTATCGCGCTGAGGCAACAGGCCCAGCGTCGGCCAGGGAAACTATCTTTAGGCCGTCGACTCAATCAGTCCGTTTCATGTATTCACGGGACGCAGACGAACTGCGGAGCCCCTGCAGATCACAGAGCTGGAATGTGACCCCAACGAGGTGTGAGGTCATAAAGATGTGCTCTGAGTCTTTCTGTATAACTATATGAAAACTTTGGCATTCtgtaaatgtgcaaaaaaataTCCAacgctttttttttaaagtaacaaAATTTGTGTTTTTCGAAGTTtgcattcagaaaaaaaaaaaccttttcaatGAATCTGCATTTCAATATAACGGCGCCAAGAGGAGAATCGAGTCCGACAGAAAGTAGTGCGGCCTCTGGTAACTTCCGTGTTTACAGTCGTTGTCCTTTCCCTCCAGTTCTCTTCGAGGAAGCTCACAAATCCTCTTGTCACTCAAAAGCCGCCACGCTTCCTATTGGCTGGACGGTCACGTAGCGACCCGCCCACTTAACCCTGATTGGACGCCGGGTGACGTCAGAGCCGCCCGGACACGATTGGACAAATGATCGAGTCGATCAACACCAGACTCCGCCCCCTCACATACACAATGCTTCCGCCATCGATAATGGGCAAAAATACAAATAACTTGTCCAGCGCCTTAAAAAAAGTATACAAATGATCGCTGTTTAAACGTTAACAAGTAACGGAATCGCTCAAAACTTAGTTTCACCGGTCAATGCAGCGCAAAGCTTTGGACGCTATTAAACTAGTACTCGAAAAAGAGTGCGGCGATAAATGAAATCACGGTAGAAACGTCGAGGTTTGCCATATACAAGAGGCTCACGCCATCACAGCCATACATTAATGCAACTGCTCGGCGTTGCCTTGAATACAAACCACGTGGGCAACGAGCAAATTCGGTGCTTATCTAAGTAAACAGGAAGACTTGGTTGGAACACGCTCACAAAGGACACATGCACAAGCAAAGGGACCTCAATGGGAGGTGTcacagccccccctcctccgcaACCAAAACCGCTATTAACATTTCAgggttcggtgccttgctcaggggcagCCCGGCAGTACCGCGGGAACCTCCCGGAACCACTCCTGCTACCCCCCAGCTCCCAGGCCAGCCCCCCTAAAGGCGACCGCGGTTCCCGACTACCAGCAATCACGCtgtcgagattcccacatttggggaatcCGCAGAGGTCAGCACGACCGGACAGCAATAAAAGTGTCCCGGGACTCCCGCGACGGGATTAAACTGCCATCGGTGAGCTGCTGCCCGGCGCGTGGGCCAGATTTATGCTAGTAAAAATAAACCCACATGTCCTTCCTACTCAGACAGCGTGGCAAAGACGTAGGAAAGACAACATCTTTACACTTCCTGGTTGTGCAGAGCCGAGCTCCATACCGTTATTCCAGCCCACAGATTGGAAGGGAAATTTGACACGAACATGCAAAGGACACTTCGTGCACACAGCAAACCACCTGCAGCGATTAGAAAGCCATGCTAAACGTAATCACCTCTTAAACCGGGCATAATAAACCGTGTAGCAACGCCATGCAGCCTGCTACCAAGGTGATCACTTCCTGATTGCCCTCCATTGCTCCACAGCGCTACTAAGCGGATCCAAGCACAGCGGTGGAGGTTAAAAACCTGCCTCACTTGCTGCCCGCGCGTCCCACATCAACACTACAAACACAGATAAGATACGTTACCGGCTCTAATGAGTAGATCGAGCTGGTTAGCGTGCCCCTCATGTTGCGAAGTCGCCATGTTTTACTCTGACTGCAGCTTCACATTGACTTCTACTGAATTGTATAGGAAGCTGTAAGCACGTATCACTCCGCCACCACGGCCGCTGCTAGGAAACTTCGACGCGGTCGGTATCCCTCCGCCGCCGACACAGGAAATCCTTTTTTGGCCCGCCCACTCTGACGTGGTGTCTGCGCACAACAAAGCGCCGCTGATATAACGCGCGCTGCACGTTTAAAACGCGCAAGTTTAAACTTTTAACGACCAAGAGTGGAGAATAATTTACCTTACATGCTTTACAGGGACTAacatttaaacagtttaaaaaaaacctggtgTATATAGTGCAATCCTTGTATTCTCAGAAGGAAACAGCataataaatgacaaaaaaaatgtacaaatccTGGTATACACACTATAGGCTGTAGTAAAACAAGATTTAATAACAAGAATCTATTCACAgctttgagttattttgctgtCACGTAACCTCCCCCGCTCCTCGTGATAGATCTTAGACTTAAAACGGGATTCGTGCACGTCTCACGCCCAGAATCCCCGTCCGAGAAAGGCCCAAACACGCGAAGCTGATCGACAATAAACTAGTCACCAAATGCAGAGATAAACATTGGATAAATGTAGAAATGCCTCCGTACCTGCACCTACACATGCTCCCTCAGGCTGGcctcatcctcctgctcctcagcctCACACACGGCCTCCACCTCCCCAAGCTCCAGGTCCAGCTCCCGGGCCCCCACCTGGAGGGGGCAGCGGGGGCCCTCTGCAGTTGCCGCGCCTCCATCACAGGTGGCGCTGTAGTCTGGTGACCTCCCTGTGGCGGCCTCCTCTggtgaggagcagaaagagccCTGTTCGGAGACAACAGAGATAAACGTCCTTTTACAAAACACAGGACCATCGGAGCAGCCAAGAAGCCGCTGTGGGCGTGCACGAGACCAGCACGCCTCGGTGACGCTCTCCAGCAGGTTCCGCTGGCAAGTATGACAGGAACTGCTGGATGCCATCAACAAGAAGAAAGAGTGTTTTTgaccagcaaaaacccatcataCCTGACTGCAGGAGCCTATTTTACCCTGGGAGGAAAACGTctaaactgggggaaaaaaagggaggtcCAAACTTGCCTCGGTGTCCAAAAGTTGATCCACTTCAACTGCTGCATTTCTGTTCATCCACCCAAAAAGATCAGGCGGATGCCAGAGCGAggctggttctttttttttttgtaacaattatcaaaaataaaaacgttAATAATCGCAAAGTTCTCTTCCCTTTTCCACCCTTCTGtcccacatccatccatcccctgCTCCGTCTGCCTGCTCGGAACCTCGCAGAACGACTCAGCACTTCCAGGACTCTGCCCTGAactctggtcacatgacaagGGTGGAAACACGCAGTCACATGATCCTCCCACAACACGGCTTTTGTTCCCAGTGAGGGGAGCCACTGGTGAGGGTACAACTCCCAGCTTTGTGCCAGTTCAACCAGCACAAATACTCACACATGACATGCTGAGCAAATGTATGcccaacacacgcgcacacacgcacacacacacacacacaataaatcaaCAGACCACGAATAAGCCTCCTGTCAGTTTCCTTTCTTGACACAGTTCACTCCAGGTTGGTAATACCAGTTCTCCCAGTCTTAAAGGTGGACATAATATACCGATGAAACATACAAAATATATAGCCGAGCAGCTTAAAATCATAACTTATCGGTACATTCTTGTAATCGGTGCCTTCTGTTATCAATGAAAATTCCCGACGGCTGGTCACGTGACACCTTGCCCCAAAACTTTAACGCTTAAATGACGCTGCGAATTTTCACCAACTGTACATTTAAGGTGTTTATCCGAGGTTTAATTAGCTCTAAAATCCGGGATTCATTAGTATGATAAAGGCTCACCTACCCGGCCTGGCTGGTCGCTTGTTGCGGAGTTTAAAACTCCGACTACAGCGCAGTTGGACCTTTGCTCAGGGGCATTAATCCGGAGCGGGTTGGAGCACCGTGAGACGTGCGTCGGCTCCTCCGGGAGACACCGACCGTCCGGGGGAGACGCGACTGTCCGGGGGAGACGCGACCGTCCGGGGGAGACGCGACCGTCCGGGGGAAGCAGCGCAAACCGCCGTCCAGGAGCCCGCGACGCGCGCGGATGAATGGGGGACGGCGGCGGCTAGCGTCGGCTACCGTTAGCTTAGCGCCGCGGCTGGACAAGCGGCGGTTCCGCTCCGCTCACTCGCCGTGTGGGGCGGGACCCCGACCGGGTCCAGGGTTCGGCGCTCACCGACCGCGGCCAACTGTTGGCCGGGCAGAACTTTCGGGCTGTTTGCCGAGTGACTGACAGGTCGCCGCGGGGGCGCGCGCTGGGCGGGGGCGCGCGCGCGCGGCTCCACTCGCTAACGGCTATCTGAAACTGTTAGCTGCGCTAGGCTAACGTGAGATAACAGTCTAATTTGTTCGTAATCGAATTTATtttcctgtgtctgttttctttctcgGCTTGATCCAGCTTTCGCAGGGGGAAAGGTGCATTTACCCGGGATTAATTAATCGAAGATGATTAAAAAATCTTAAAGGACTTTGATTCGCCTCATCAAAGATCAAAGGTTTCCCTTTGATTTCATCCATGCGCGTTCGTGAACGAGGACTTCGGCTGATCGTGGATCAGATCGTGGCTTCTGTCTCCACCAAGTGGCTGAAATTGGTTCagcatattattattaatgtgcGCTTTTTAATACTGTACATATATTCTCATTATTATACGCTGTGACATCTGGATTTAAAATGTGAGCAAACTTTATTGACTAGAAACCAAAGATTTACAATCTAATCAAGATCACTCAAACCGGTATCCAGTGGTTTTTCTATAGATACACATGTTTTCCACATATAACAGCAGGAATCCCACATAAAGATTCAAATGTTTCTGAAAGGCACAAAAAGGCtcagaaaagacaacaaaatgtTGACATTAACACGACTTTACCTTGATTTTACCCCCAATCTTGAGGATTCAAACTGTGACATGTGAAATAGGACCAGCCTTGAAAAAACAAGCTATTATAATTTAGcgttacatttacattttagcaTTTAACACACAGGAATCTGATAATTATACAATTCCATTAAAGAAGACGGCATAAATAACACAGTTGTTCAGAGTGAAcaatgaaaacagcaacaacaaatcACTGAACTAAAGTTTGAGGTTTGAAAGAGACAATTTAGACTGaaaaaatgagggaaaagaCTTGAATtatctatatgtgtgtgcatCAAAAGTAATATGTTGAAATACTTCTAATTTTTATTGATATAAAACTACTCCTCCTAAATTTGCAGTATCTTCTAAAAGTGTGAAAATAAAGTGTCTAGTAGTTCAAACTCAACTTAAAAGGATGAAATCACATCAAACCATTTGAATGTGTTCCACCACACTATTAAAGGAATTTCTACCAGCTACAGACGCGACGGTTCCGACGGCGTTGAAGAAGAACCAACGTTAGCCGGTGAACACGGCCTCCCGCTGATGTTCCCACTCCTCCCGGCTCAGGTGGCGGAGGAGCGAGGGTTGTGGGAGGTGCACATCCCTCACGATGCGGCTGAAACAGACACAGAAACGTTATTCTGGTCCATTGGACTGTTAATCAGGATTCTGTGGGAGCTGGAAGCAACACTGCGAAGCACCGCTGCTGTGGACATGTCTGTGCAGATGTTTGTCACTGGGGGAGTTTCATTCTATCAACTGCAGTTGTGTCTATAGCGGTGCTGCTTTTACCTTTTATAACTGTATTATTACATCAGTGAGCAGCTTTTAACAGTCCAGACAGACACATCTGGCTCTGTGGATACAGGCAAAACACATCTGGTCAGAGGATTCAGATCATTTCTGGAGCGAGTCGTGTTTCTGGGGGTCTGCTCACTCCTCCGCACGTGTTTGACGACTTGACTTTGGTCGACTAGTCGTATATTATTTGGTGAGTGTGGCCTTACCGTGTGGCTCCTCTCTCTTGCTTCCATCAGCGTCTCCGCTGACGAGTGGCTctcctggagcagcaggtggagccaTTTCCTCAGCACGGTGGCAGAGAACCGTCTCAGCTCCTGATGTTCCTTCTGGATCCGCAGCTTCAGAGGATCCTGCTGAAGCTCCTGCTGCGTTCTCATCCACTGACCTCTGAGCAGCAGCGACTGTTGTCTCCTCAAACGACGTAGCCTCTTCATTCAGGATTGTCTCCTCAGCTGGTACAGCCTCCTCATTTAACAGGCTGTCCTCTTCCACTCTGGCCTCCTCAGTTAATGCAGCCTCCTCAGCCACTGTGGCCTCCTCAACCACTGTGACCTCCTCAGCCACTGTGGCCTCCTCAGTTAATGCAGCCTCCTCAGCCACTGTGACCTCCTCAACCCCTGTGGCCTCCTCAGCCACTGTGGCCTCCTCAGCCTTTGTGGCCTCCTCAACCACTGTGGCCTCCTCAGTTAATGCAGCCTCCTCAACCCCTGTGGCCTCCTCAACCCCCGTGGCCTCGTCAGCCACTGTGGCCTCCTCAGTTAATGCAGCCTCCTCAGCCACTGTGACCTCCTCAGCCACTGTGGCCTCCTCAACCACTGTGACCTCCTCAACCCCTGTGGCCtcctcagtcactgtgaccTCCTCAACCCCTGTGGCCTCCTCAGTCACTGTGGCCTCCTCAACCCCTGTGGCCTCCTCAGTTAATGCAGCCTCCTCATTTGCCGTCACCTCCTCAGCTACAGCCTCTTCAACCTTTGTTACCTCCTCATTTACTGATGCAGCCTCCTGAGCGGTTGTTGCCTCCTCAGTAGGTGAGGGTTCCTCATCCTGTGTTGCCTCCTCAGCCACAACAGTCTCCAAATCTGTGGCAGGTTCTTGGTGTGACGTGGCCTCGTCTGCAGGACCAACCAGTGGAATATCTGAGGAGTCCATTTCTGAATCTGCTCCAGTCACCTGACCTTCAGCATCAGTACCTGCTTTTACTGTCTCTTCTGCAGGAGGTGgtgcctcctgctcctcttcaggcctcagctcctcctcagtcactgcagctgcttctttaACCTCTTCAAGTGCTTCCTGGACGTCCGTGCCCATAACCTCCAGGAAAGCGTCAGAAGCTTTGGAGTCTTCCTCTATTCTCTGGACAGCCTTCACCAGGCCCCTGTCACCTACTGAAGCTGCTGCGATCTCAACTGTGGACCCTGCCAAGATCTTCACAGCAGCGAGCAAATCTGGTTTAGACTCTGAAATAAACAAGGAAAGGATCTGAACAAAAGCTGCTTTGACCCTTTTAGGAATATGATCCTGGTTCTATTCTACTGACGTCTGTCTTTGACAGTCAACCAACAATGAAAATTTCAGATCTTCTTAGCTCAGACGCGTCCAAATCCAGTCTAAATGGCCACATTCCTGCTGGGTATCGTGTCCTACCAGGTAGGACATGCTTTCATTAAGGGAAGAGGGGCCCCAGGTGAAAGTGGTGGAAAACCCCGGCGGGATCGAGACCCTCGACGACTGGGTTTGGACAGCGTTTGGGTTTGGACAGCGTGGAGACATCTTCTGCACTTACCTCAAGTCGCCGTCTACTCAGGGAGGGTTAAAGGGCAGCACTACAGGAGACTACCTGTCCAGCTCATTCCCCTCAAAGAAAGAGTCAAACATGGCTGAAAAAGTTGGATAAACCAGTGGTTTCAAAAATGCATCTCATCTTTGATGGTCCCTCTGTCCTGAGTCTGATCATCTGTGTCCTGATCCAACTAAAAGCATCAGAACTTGAAGTTGTCTGATGTTCGGGATACTGTTCGAACTACGATTCAACCATCTGAAATCTTAGTTTTGAGGGCAAAAGAGCATGAACAAGGAGGAGGCAGTGAAACTAATTTGTCTTCAACCAAAGCTGCAAAACAATCTCTATAAAGCAGgtcagcttttttttattagaacACTTGAGTGAATCAAGCAAAGTGACAAAAGGGAGTAAATTTTCTGCAGTGATCCCTGAAAATGACATAATTAAAGTACAGAGAGGAGAAACGACACCAAACAATAAAACAGGAGGTTTTGTGTCGGGACATTATAGTTTGTGTATTTAAAGGTTGTGTAAAAAAGGCACAGAAGGTGGAGCAACGACGACGAGTTGACTAAACGTGCACGACTCCCTCGATTGTGGCGGCTATGAGCTATTAGCCCCTTCTGCTAATGAGACATCAGAACAATTCCTACAGTCTGCACCACCCTTTAATCACTGACACCAACCCTCCGACCCTCAGCAGAACTCAAAAACGACTCCTGCAGAAACTTCCTTTTCCCACCTGCATCTCCACACAGCAACGTGCTGGCTCGGGTCTAACGGTCGGGGTGACGTCAGGGGAGAAAAGCGACTGGAAGCTTCTGAGAGGAACACAGCCGACAGGAGGAACACACAACTACCGACTCCAGAACACTGAACTATGGACGGAGGCGCCAGCTTTACGCCGCGGCCTCGGGAACAGCGACTCCCTCTACTGCTGCCGTACCAGCACGCTCCGCAGTCTGGGTCTCAGCCGGCGTCTCCATGGCGACGGCTTCACCAGCGACGGCGGTGGATTCAGGACCTGCTTCTGCAGCTACAGGTGGAGCcggttcctctgcagcagcagcagcagcttccccaCAGGCCTCGTTGGCGGCTTCTTCAGACACGACCTCAACAGCCGCTTCAGGTTCAGCTCTCGTCTCCCCGGtgacctctgcctctcctgcaggagcagagacgGACTCCCCgatgacctctgtgacctctgcctctcctgcaggagcagagacgGACTCCCCGGtgacctctgcctctcctgcaggagcagagacgGACTCCCCGATGACCTTTGtgacctctgcctctcctgcaggagcagagacgGACTCCCCGATGACCTTTGTGACCTCTGCCTCTCCCGTAGGAGCAGAGACGGACTCCCCGAtgacctctgcctctcctgcaggagcagagacgGACTCCCCGATGACCTTTGtgacctctgcctctcctgcaggagcagagacgGACTCCCTgatgacctctgtgacctctgccgctggagctgctgctgcaaacaAAGATTGGATGAATACGTTATTATTGATGGTAATTATAATTTTGTAGTACCGGAGGCAACAGTCAAGAGGTTCTTCACAGTCATTTTCAGAGCAGGAATATCAACCCCGCTGGGTTCTTGTGGGGTTTTGCCCCCTTCTTTACCTCCGATACACATTTTTAACGAGGGGGCGATTTGGAACTGACGACCACCAGCGTAGCAGCGTCATCACAGGAACTTCATGACTGGCAACTTAACGAGAGTTAAGTCCATTAGCGCACGCTCATGCCATCTGGTATGTGAACTGAAAACTGGAtgattttattataattatctAGTTTATTTCTTCATCTTTCATCTGTGGTGGTCAGTGATGACGTGTTCAGGCTGCTTTATGTTTAGATGTTTTAAGGACAGTCTGAACCCTGATTATGATCAATTATCACCGCGTTCATCAAGGTGTTTCTGCAAACATTTCCTGACCAGATTTCCTTGCTTATATCATACGGGCACTGGCAGCACATTCGCGGCCCATTTGAGACCAAACCTAAACTTTGAGGCAGAATGTACCCTGACCCAGGAACAGCAGCCGATTCTGCCAATGACCGGCGAGCTGGTAGCCTGGGCTCAGAGCCACGGCGTCCCTGGGTCCAGCGCCACGGCGTCCCCGGGCCCAGCGCCACGGCGTCCCTGGGTCCACACTGGCTGAACAGACTCATCATTTTCAGACAGATATcgaaacagacaggcaggatgAAGCTATTGAGACTGGTCATCCCACCGTGGTTTCACCCTCAAAGGCTGCTGCCTTCATCGGAGCGTTCTGAAGGCCGACGCGCCGTCTCCGTGGTCACTCTTCTTCTAAACTTTTAACTTTGAGGGTTCCTGTGTTAGCCCCAACCCTTGAATGTAAGCGAGGCGCTCAAAATGAGCACACTAGGAAATGTGAAGCCATAGTTTATgctcagggtgtgtgtgtgtgtgtgtgtgtgtgtgtgtgtgtgttagaactGACCCTTAGCTGTGGAGCCCATACTGGCGAGTCTGTTCTCATAGCGTTCTGTATCACTGTTGATGGTCTTGTAGGCCTGAGGGAAAATAAGTCAAATACACATTTCAGCTACATTCCAGCACATATCAAAGATAAGGAGAAAAGTTAGCGTTACAAAAGGTTTCCCAACATTTTTATCTAGCGTGAAGCCCCACAGTTGAGTCAACAGAGACACAGTGTCCAGACGAGAGTGAAGAAAGCACAAAGGTGACGCTTAGAAAACGGAACGACCGCTTTATTCCAACTAGAACTGGACTCTCAGTGTGCATGTGAACATTAGCTGGACATCAAAGTTTTAAAAGTGGCGCTAACCCACCCAGATAATGAGATTGAAAGTTAATCTAGTGCACAAACGTCCTAACATCCCTAACGTCCAGCCATCCCAGTGGAGGTGACGTGACTCCAATAAACCAACGACGCTCCCGTGCACGTGGCCCCGGGATGAGGCCGATAGTCCAATTAAACAGCTTAAACTGTGCATGTAAATATACCGCATGTGTGGGCCAGAGTTACGCAACAGCGGGCAGCATTTTCCCCACAAAGAGATACACAAGGTTGGTTTGACGGAGCAAAATAAagtcgtgaacacacacacacacacacacacacacacacactgatactcACGTAGACGAGGGCAgctgtgagcccccccccacacaggaCAAAGTATGTGGTGTTGAAGGAGCCACCAGGAACCCCGAAAGACATTTTCCGCGCCGGAACTGCTGAGGACACAAGAGCACATCATTTCCAGACGTTTGTGAGACGTTTCCAGCCCGTGTGACGAGGACAGAAGCGTTCCAGCGACCACGGGCGCCACAAACACGAGCGTGTAACAACAGCGTCAACAAGTCTTCATCCCTTAATCCCGTTACAGGACACAGGCCGGATCATTGGGAATTCAACAGCAGCCAAACTAAACACCAAATTATCCCTCAAATTGAGTTCAGAGGCCCAAAACGCTGAGAATCGCGGCTCCATCCCCAGCGTGACCCAGAGGTCCGTTTCTCTAGAGGAAGGCGGCGTTTGGTCGTCAGGAGCATCTCCTCCAACTTAATTAACCAATGAGGGGAAACTAAACTTTTAGCATCTGCTTTAGCCTAAACTTCCTTTCCTAGAGACATTTTGACTCATAGTGAAACATCAGTGCTTCATTCACTATAAAGAGATAAACGGGAGTTTTGGTGGCCCAAATCCTCCAAAACAAAGTTCCTCCCTTCTAATGCTCATGACACAGCAGCTTTGCAGCGGCCCAAATCCAAGTGCGGGTTATTTGTGAGTAATCGGTTAATCCCCCAGGTGAGGTTAGAGCCTGTGAAAACAGACACACGTGTCGTCCTGCAGCAGCCCGGACGCCTCCTCCGGGCCCCCGACACATGGTTCGGGACTctggttcctgctctgtttGATGAGGGAGATGATGCAGAGCCACCAGGACCAGCTGCTGCCCCCCTGTCACACATGTTCTCCATCATCCGGTCACAGCAGCACACCCGCAACATGCGTGACGAGCTGCCCCCAAACACAAGTAACCGAGCTGCAAACCCAGGTTCTTGTGTCGGAATCATCCCGGAAATGACGAGTCATGCGTTAATTTAGGTTTTAAATAAATAGAGTGGCATCTTTTCAGTTTCAAATCAGCGGCGCTAATAAAACAGTCTAATTTTACAGCAAATAtctattaaaaaggaaaaaataaacaggatCGGAACATTTGTCCGCCTTTGATGTGTTCAAGAACTGCGTGTTCCCAAATTAGGCCACGCCTCCTCGGAGATTTATTACTAAATTTAAGCAAATTTAAAAGATAGAAATTAACTTCAGCGATTATTTAACCGCCAAAGTCCATCAGAGAGCAGCTCAAAACTTCCTCCGTGTTCGGACAGAGAAGAAGTTCTAGTTTTTATCCTGAAGGCTGTAATTAACCTGAAAAGCTGCTAATTAGCGACCGGACTGACCGTTTCTGGTTGCGGGTTCGAACGCCCTCCGCGTCAGGGGCGCGACCCTCTGCCATGCCCGTCTGCAGAACATGCTGTCCGGGGATCTGCGGCCGTGTTGGTCCGAGTGTCAGCAGCTTCTGAGGGGGGTTCTGTAGCAGCGACGCTCCGCGAGTGCGCGAGTCCGCGAGCGCGCCCCCTGGCGGCGCGCACGCAGCGCGGCGGCGGCTTTATTTAGAGCCCCGGTTCGGCTGCGCAAGTTTTCGGATGTTGTAATCTGATGAAGTCCTGCAGGACGGGCACATGCGCGAGTGCGCGTGCG from Takifugu flavidus isolate HTHZ2018 chromosome 6, ASM371156v2, whole genome shotgun sequence encodes the following:
- the LOC130527296 gene encoding retinitis pigmentosa 1-like 1 protein isoform X5, translating into MFCRRAWQRVAPLTRRAFEPATRNAVPARKMSFGVPGGSFNTTYFVLCGGGLTAALVYAYKTINSDTERYENRLASMGSTAKAAAPAAEVTEVIRESVSAPAGEAEVTKVIGESVSAPAGEAEVIGESVSAPTGEAEVTKVIGESVSAPAGEAEVTKVIGESVSAPAGEAEVTGESVSAPAGEAEVTEVIGESVSAPAGEAEVTGETRAEPEAAVEVVSEEAANEACGEAAAAAAEEPAPPVAAEAGPESTAVAGEAVAMETPAETQTAERAESKPDLLAAVKILAGSTVEIAAASVGDRGLVKAVQRIEEDSKASDAFLEVMGTDVQEALEEVKEAAAVTEEELRPEEEQEAPPPAEETVKAGTDAEGQVTGADSEMDSSDIPLVGPADEATSHQEPATDLETVVAEEATQDEEPSPTEEATTAQEAASVNEEVTKVEEAVAEEVTANEEAALTEEATGVEEATVTEEATGVEEVTVTEEATGVEEVTVVEEATVAEEVTVAEEAALTEEATVADEATGVEEATGVEEAALTEEATVVEEATKAEEATVAEEATGVEEATVAEEVTVVEEATVAEEAALTEEARVEEDSLLNEEAVPAEETILNEEATSFEETTVAAAQRSVDENAAGASAGSSEAADPEGTSGAETVLCHRAEEMAPPAAPGEPLVSGDADGSKREEPHEPDVSVWTVKSCSLM
- the LOC130527296 gene encoding retinitis pigmentosa 1-like 1 protein isoform X11 yields the protein MFCRRAWQRVAPLTRRAFEPATRNAVPARKMSFGVPGGSFNTTYFVLCGGGLTAALVYAYKTINSDTERYENRLASMGSTAKAAAPAAEVTEVIRESVSAPAGEAEVTKVIGESVSAPAGEAEVIGESVSAPTGEAEVTKVIGESVSAPAGEAEVTKVIGESVSAPAGEAEVTGESVSAPAGEAEVTEVIGESVSAPAGEAEVTGETRAEPEAAVEVVSEEAANEACGEAAAAAAEEPAPPVAAEAGPESTAVAGEAVAMETPAETQTAERAESKPDLLAAVKILAGSTVEIAAASVGDRGLVKAVQRIEEDSKASDAFLEVMGTDVQEALEEVKEAAAVTEEELRPEEEQEAPPPAEETVKADIPLVGPADEATSHQEPATDLETVVAEEATQDEEPSPTEEATTAQEAASVNEEVTKVEEAVAEEVTANEEAALTEEATGVEEATVTEEATGVEEVTVTEEATGVEEVTVVEEATVAEEVTVAEEAALTEEATVADEATGVEEATGVEEAALTEEATVVEEATKAEEATVAEEATGVEEVTVAEEAALTEEATVAEEVTVVEEATVAEEAALTEEARVEEDSLLNEEAVPAEETILNEEATSFEETTVAAAQRSVDENAAGASAGSSEAADPEGTSGAETVLCHRAEEMAPPAAPGEPLVSGDADGSKREEPHEPDVSVWTVKSCSLM
- the LOC130527296 gene encoding retinitis pigmentosa 1-like 1 protein isoform X10; its protein translation is MFCRRAWQRVAPLTRRAFEPATRNAVPARKMSFGVPGGSFNTTYFVLCGGGLTAALVYAYKTINSDTERYENRLASMGSTAKAAAPAAEVTEVIRESVSAPAGEAEVTKVIGESVSAPAGEAEVIGESVSAPTGEAEVTKVIGESVSAPAGEAEVTKVIGESVSAPAGEAEVTGESVSAPAGEAEVTEVIGESVSAPAGEAEVTGETRAEPEAAVEVVSEEAANEACGEAAAAAAEEPAPPVAAEAGPESTAVAGEAVAMETPAETQTAERAESKPDLLAAVKILAGSTVEIAAASVGDRGLVKAVQRIEEDSKASDAFLEVMGTDVQEALEEVKEAAAVTEEELRPEEEQEAPPPAEETVKAGTDAEGQVTGADSEMDSSDIPLVGPADEATSHQEPATDLETVVAEEATQDEEPSPTEEATTAQEAASVNEEVTKVEEAVAEEVTANEEAALTEEATGVEEATVTEEATGVEEVTVTEEATGVEEVTVVEEATVAEEVTVAEEAALTEEATVADEATGVEEATGVEEAALTEEATVVEEATKAEEATVAEEATGVEEVTVVEEATVAEEAALTEEARVEEDSLLNEEAVPAEETILNEEATSFEETTVAAAQRSVDENAAGASAGSSEAADPEGTSGAETVLCHRAEEMAPPAAPGEPLVSGDADGSKREEPHEPDVSVWTVKSCSLM